Proteins from a single region of Shinella zoogloeoides:
- a CDS encoding glutathione S-transferase family protein yields MKIFYSDASPYSTKVRMAALYAGLPAESVVVDTNADPSELLAANPLGKIPTLLTDEGLAVFDSRAIMNYIDRQTRGSLYPRNAAKRTETDILEATADGICDSLLAIVYERRARPEEKIHQPWIDRQWQKVERALDHLEANMPRLGKKPNAGHFALAAMLRYIELRFTGKWQRGRPKLKRYLARFEAVFPDYAKFKG; encoded by the coding sequence ATGAAGATCTTCTATTCCGACGCCTCGCCTTACTCCACCAAGGTGCGCATGGCCGCGCTCTATGCCGGCCTTCCGGCCGAATCGGTCGTGGTCGACACCAATGCCGATCCGTCCGAGCTTCTGGCGGCCAATCCTCTCGGCAAAATCCCGACGCTGCTTACCGACGAGGGCCTTGCCGTCTTCGACAGCCGCGCGATCATGAACTACATTGATCGCCAGACGCGCGGTTCGCTCTATCCGCGCAACGCCGCCAAGCGTACGGAAACGGATATTCTGGAAGCGACCGCCGACGGCATCTGTGACAGCCTGCTCGCCATCGTCTACGAGCGCCGCGCCCGGCCGGAAGAAAAGATCCACCAGCCCTGGATCGACCGCCAATGGCAGAAGGTGGAACGTGCGCTCGACCATCTGGAGGCCAACATGCCGCGCCTCGGAAAGAAGCCGAATGCCGGCCATTTCGCGCTGGCCGCGATGCTGCGCTACATCGAATTGCGCTTTACCGGAAAATGGCAGCGCGGCCGGCCGAAGCTGAAGCGCTACCTCGCCCGCTTCGAGGCCGTCTTCCCCGACTACGCGAAGTTCAAGGGTTGA
- a CDS encoding ribonuclease T2 family protein: MIRLPSSILARSAWLLLAVLAGCSEEKPAEKPKTETNRITPEKRAQVPLGKGFDFYVLSLSWSPTWCSENDAGGRTQQCRRGEDNGFIVHGLWPQNERGYPEYCSTRESDRVPESLGRTVLDIIPSMGLIGHQWRKHGSCSGLSQKDYFAVTRAAFERVRIPTEMEEQRGGRRLAPEAVEEAFIAANPGLDAKGMAVTCAGGQLEEVRICMNADLSFRPCPAVDRAACRAKTIEQPPIR, from the coding sequence ATGATCCGGCTGCCCTCCTCCATCCTCGCGCGCTCCGCATGGCTGTTGCTGGCCGTGCTTGCCGGTTGCAGCGAAGAAAAGCCGGCGGAAAAGCCGAAGACCGAGACGAACCGCATAACGCCGGAAAAGCGTGCGCAGGTGCCGCTCGGCAAGGGCTTCGACTTTTATGTGCTGTCGCTCTCCTGGTCGCCGACCTGGTGTTCGGAGAACGATGCCGGCGGCCGGACGCAGCAGTGCCGGCGCGGCGAGGACAACGGCTTCATCGTGCATGGCCTGTGGCCGCAGAACGAGCGCGGCTATCCGGAATATTGTTCGACACGGGAATCGGACCGCGTGCCGGAAAGCCTCGGCCGCACCGTTCTCGACATCATTCCCTCCATGGGGCTGATCGGCCACCAGTGGCGCAAGCATGGAAGCTGTTCGGGCCTCAGCCAGAAGGACTATTTCGCCGTCACCCGCGCGGCCTTCGAGCGCGTGCGCATTCCCACCGAGATGGAAGAGCAGCGCGGCGGCCGGCGTCTTGCGCCCGAAGCGGTGGAGGAAGCCTTCATCGCGGCCAATCCGGGCCTTGACGCCAAAGGCATGGCCGTCACCTGCGCGGGCGGGCAACTGGAAGAGGTCCGCATCTGCATGAATGCCGACCTTTCCTTCCGCCCCTGCCCCGCCGTCGACCGCGCCGCCTGCCGTGCCAAAACCATCGAACAGCCGCCCATCCGTTAG
- a CDS encoding 23S rRNA (adenine(2030)-N(6))-methyltransferase RlmJ: MNYRHIYHAGNFADVLKHAVLARLVTYMQGKDKAFRVLDTHAGIGLYDLSSEEAQKTGEWLDGIGRLLASDMPAAVADVLEPYLKVIHELNPQGGLTHYPGSPKLARMLFRPQDRLSAMELHPDDYETLHRLFDGDFQSRITHLDGWLSLGAHLPPKEKRGIVLVDPPFEIEGEYERLVEGLEKAVKRFAGGVYCLWYPLKKNAPIPAFHKALKETGIPKMLCAELSVKSDRETTGLTGSGLIVVNPPFTLKQELDVLLPFLKERLAQDRFASARAFWLAGEAKAS; the protein is encoded by the coding sequence ATGAACTATCGCCACATCTACCACGCCGGCAATTTCGCGGATGTGCTGAAACATGCCGTGCTCGCGCGCCTCGTCACCTACATGCAGGGCAAGGACAAGGCGTTTCGCGTGCTCGATACCCATGCGGGCATCGGCCTCTACGACCTTTCCAGCGAGGAGGCGCAGAAGACGGGCGAATGGCTGGATGGTATCGGCCGGCTTCTTGCAAGCGACATGCCGGCGGCGGTGGCGGACGTCCTTGAACCTTATCTCAAGGTCATTCACGAACTGAATCCGCAGGGCGGGCTAACCCATTATCCAGGCTCGCCAAAACTCGCTCGTATGCTCTTCCGCCCGCAGGACCGGCTTTCGGCCATGGAACTGCATCCCGACGACTACGAGACGCTGCACCGGCTCTTCGACGGCGATTTCCAGAGCCGTATCACCCATCTCGACGGCTGGCTTTCGCTCGGCGCGCATCTGCCGCCGAAGGAGAAGCGCGGCATCGTGCTGGTCGATCCGCCCTTCGAGATCGAAGGCGAATACGAGCGGCTGGTGGAGGGGCTGGAAAAGGCCGTGAAGCGCTTTGCCGGCGGGGTCTATTGCCTATGGTATCCGCTGAAGAAGAACGCGCCGATCCCCGCCTTCCACAAGGCGCTGAAGGAGACGGGCATTCCCAAGATGCTCTGCGCCGAGCTTTCCGTGAAGAGCGACCGCGAGACGACAGGGCTGACCGGCTCCGGCCTCATTGTCGTCAACCCGCCCTTCACGCTGAAGCAGGAACTCGACGTGCTGCTGCCCTTCCTCAAGGAGCGGCTGGCGCAGGACCGTTTCGCCTCGGCGCGCGCCTTCTGGCTTGCGGGGGAAGCGAAGGCCTCTTGA
- a CDS encoding molybdopterin oxidoreductase family protein, giving the protein MNVATPHLGKPRIGHSACPHDCPSTCALDVEISADGRIGRVKGSPDNSYTAGVICAKVARYAERLYHPDRLMKPLVRKGEKGGGDWGDISWEAALDAIAENFVKAEQAYGSEAVWPYFYAGTMGLVQRDSIDRLRHAKRYSGFFGSICTNPAWTGYTMGAGTLRGPDPREMAKSDCVVIWGTNPVSTQVNVMTHAIKARKERGAKIVVVDIYDNPTMKQADIALKLRPGTDAALACAAMHIAFRDGHADRAYMEKFADDPAGLEAHLATRNPQWAADITGLSAEEIETFAALVGRTKKSYFRLGYGFTRSRNGAVSMHAALSIATVLGSWQYEGGGAFHSNSDIFHIRKAELTLAKMVDPDIRMLDQSQIGRVLTGDAVALRDRGPVTAMLIQNTNPVNVAPEQRLVKQGFLRSNLFVAVHEHFMTDTAKLADIVLPATMFVEHDDIYRGGGHQHILLGPKLVEPPQTVRTNLFVIEELAKRLGVAHLPGFGLTEREHITRMLPYYEMDFDGLQQEKWIDCQPDFEAAHFGKGFGFPDGKFRFRPNWTNTPAPNKPPKALGAFGPHEDLPTFPDYVAVIETVDAEHPFRLATSPARTFLNSTFTETKGSKEREGRPEVMIHPEDAVANAIEQGDIVRLGNVRGDIRLHAKITGDAKPGVLIAEGIWPNSAHLDGEGINVLTGADPVAPYGGAAFHDNRVWLRKA; this is encoded by the coding sequence ATGAACGTTGCGACCCCCCATCTCGGAAAACCGCGGATCGGCCATTCGGCCTGCCCGCACGACTGTCCCTCCACCTGCGCGCTCGATGTCGAGATAAGCGCGGATGGCCGCATCGGCCGCGTGAAAGGCAGCCCCGACAACAGCTACACGGCCGGCGTCATCTGCGCCAAGGTCGCCCGCTATGCCGAGCGCCTCTACCATCCCGACCGGCTGATGAAGCCGCTCGTGCGCAAGGGCGAGAAGGGCGGCGGCGACTGGGGCGACATTTCCTGGGAAGCCGCGCTCGATGCCATCGCCGAGAATTTCGTCAAGGCCGAGCAGGCCTATGGCAGCGAGGCCGTCTGGCCCTATTTCTACGCCGGCACGATGGGCCTCGTGCAGCGCGATTCCATCGATCGCCTGCGCCACGCCAAGCGCTATTCCGGCTTCTTCGGCTCGATCTGCACCAATCCCGCCTGGACTGGCTACACCATGGGCGCGGGCACCCTGCGCGGTCCCGATCCGCGCGAGATGGCGAAATCCGACTGCGTGGTCATCTGGGGCACCAACCCGGTCTCCACGCAGGTCAACGTGATGACCCACGCCATCAAGGCCCGCAAGGAGCGCGGCGCCAAGATCGTCGTGGTCGACATCTACGACAACCCGACGATGAAGCAGGCGGATATCGCCCTGAAGCTGCGCCCCGGCACGGACGCCGCGCTCGCCTGCGCCGCCATGCACATCGCCTTCCGCGACGGCCATGCCGACCGCGCCTATATGGAAAAGTTCGCCGACGACCCCGCCGGCCTCGAAGCCCATCTGGCGACCCGAAATCCGCAATGGGCCGCCGATATCACCGGCCTTTCCGCCGAGGAGATCGAGACCTTTGCCGCGCTCGTCGGCCGCACGAAGAAGAGCTATTTCCGCCTCGGCTACGGCTTCACCCGCAGCCGCAACGGCGCGGTGTCGATGCATGCGGCGCTCTCCATCGCCACCGTGCTCGGCTCCTGGCAGTATGAGGGCGGCGGCGCGTTCCACAGCAATTCGGATATCTTCCACATCCGCAAGGCCGAGCTGACGCTCGCTAAAATGGTCGATCCCGATATCCGCATGCTCGACCAGTCGCAGATCGGCCGCGTCCTGACGGGCGACGCCGTGGCGCTGCGCGACCGCGGCCCCGTCACGGCCATGCTGATCCAGAACACCAACCCGGTGAACGTCGCGCCCGAACAGCGCCTCGTGAAGCAAGGCTTCCTGCGCAGCAACCTCTTCGTCGCCGTGCACGAGCACTTCATGACCGACACGGCCAAGCTCGCCGATATCGTGCTGCCGGCCACCATGTTCGTCGAGCATGACGATATCTATCGCGGCGGCGGCCACCAGCACATCCTGCTCGGCCCCAAGCTCGTCGAGCCGCCTCAGACCGTGCGCACCAATCTCTTCGTCATCGAGGAACTGGCAAAACGCCTCGGCGTCGCGCATCTGCCGGGCTTCGGCCTCACCGAGCGCGAGCACATCACCCGCATGCTGCCCTATTACGAGATGGACTTCGACGGGCTGCAGCAGGAGAAGTGGATCGACTGCCAGCCGGATTTCGAGGCCGCGCATTTCGGCAAGGGTTTCGGCTTCCCGGATGGCAAATTCCGCTTCCGCCCGAATTGGACGAACACGCCGGCCCCCAACAAGCCGCCGAAAGCGCTCGGTGCCTTCGGCCCGCACGAGGACCTGCCGACCTTCCCGGATTATGTCGCGGTGATCGAGACGGTGGACGCCGAACACCCGTTCCGCCTCGCCACCTCGCCGGCCCGCACCTTCCTCAATTCCACCTTCACGGAAACCAAGGGTTCGAAGGAGCGCGAGGGCCGGCCGGAGGTGATGATTCATCCCGAGGACGCCGTGGCAAACGCCATCGAACAGGGCGATATCGTCCGCCTCGGCAATGTGCGCGGCGATATCCGCCTGCATGCGAAGATCACCGGCGATGCCAAGCCGGGCGTGCTGATCGCCGAGGGCATCTGGCCGAATTCTGCCCATCTCGACGGCGAGGGCATCAATGTCCTGACGGGCGCCGATCCCGTCGCGCCCTATGGCGGCGCTGCCTTCCACGATAACCGCGTCTGGTTGCGCAAGGCCTGA
- a CDS encoding NUDIX domain-containing protein, whose product MSAEKQSSIRIVEQQTVWKRFIHLRTIVLEQTRADGRVEFLDREVHDHGAAAAILLVDPSRRTVVLVRQFRPGAFFGGHADGFLLEIPAGLLDDDSPEDAISREAMEETGYAVSDLRHVFDMYSSPGTLTERVSCFAAHIDSSKQDGKGGGVDGEGEDIEIVEMPIDEAYGLIATGGIVDSKTIMMLQWLMLNRETFG is encoded by the coding sequence ATGTCCGCAGAAAAGCAGTCTTCCATCCGCATCGTCGAGCAGCAGACGGTCTGGAAGCGCTTCATCCATTTGCGCACCATCGTCCTCGAGCAGACCCGCGCCGACGGCCGGGTCGAGTTCCTCGACCGCGAGGTGCACGACCACGGCGCAGCCGCCGCGATCCTCTTGGTCGATCCTTCACGCAGGACGGTCGTGCTGGTGCGCCAGTTCCGCCCCGGCGCCTTCTTCGGCGGCCATGCGGACGGTTTCCTGCTGGAAATCCCCGCCGGCCTTCTCGACGACGACAGCCCGGAGGATGCCATCAGCCGCGAGGCGATGGAGGAAACGGGCTACGCCGTCAGCGACCTCCGCCACGTCTTCGATATGTATTCCAGCCCCGGAACGCTGACGGAGCGCGTGAGCTGCTTCGCCGCCCACATCGATTCTTCGAAGCAGGACGGCAAGGGCGGCGGCGTGGATGGCGAGGGCGAGGATATCGAGATCGTCGAAATGCCCATTGATGAGGCTTACGGCCTGATCGCCACCGGCGGCATTGTCGATTCCAAGACGATCATGATGCTGCAATGGCTGATGCTGAATCGGGAGACGTTCGGGTGA